A single Amphiprion ocellaris isolate individual 3 ecotype Okinawa chromosome 1, ASM2253959v1, whole genome shotgun sequence DNA region contains:
- the LOC111571167 gene encoding guanine nucleotide-binding protein G(o) subunit alpha-like has translation MGCTLSAEERAALDRSKAIEKNLKEDGLVAAKDVKLLLLGGGESGKSTIVKQMKIIHEDGFSGDDVKQYKPVVYSNTIQSLAAILRAMDSLGIEFGDKDRKADAKLVCDVVSRMEDTEPYSAELLTAMKRVWADAGTQECFNRAREYQLNDSAQYYLDSLDRIGAADYQPTEQDILRTRVKTTGIVETHFTFKNLHFRLFDVGGQRSERKKWIHCFEDVTAIIFCVALSGYDQVLHEDETTNRMHESLMLFDSICNNKFFIDTSIILFLNKKDLFAEKIKKSPLTICFPEYTGANTYDDATAYIQVQFESKNRSPNKEIYCHLTCATDTGNIQVVFDAVTDIIIANNLRGCGLY, from the exons ATGGGATGTACACTGAGCGCCGAGGAGCGCGCCGCTCTGGACCGGAGCAAGGCCATCGAGAAAAACCTGAAGGAGGACGGGCTGGTCGCCGCCAAGGACGTCAAGCTGCTCCTGCTCG GCGGCGGAGAGTCCGGCAAAAGCACCATCGTCAAACAGATGAA GATTATCCATGAAGATGGCTTTTCTGGGGATGATGTGAAGCAGTATAAGCCTGTGGTCTACAGCAACACCATCCAGAGCTTGGCAGCCATTCTTCGAGCCATGGACTCACTGGGCATCGAGTTTGGAGACAAAGACCGAAAA GCTGATGCTAAGCTGGTTTGTGATGTGGTCAGTCGTATGGAGGACACAGAGCCGTACTCTGCAGAGCTCCTCACTGCTATGAAGCGCGTATGGGCCGATGCCGGGACTCAGGAGTGCTTCAACCGTGCCCGGGAATACCAGCTTAACGACTCTGCTCAATA CTACCTGGACAGTTTAGACCGGATCGGGGCGGCGGACTACCAGCCCACAGAGCAGGACATCCTGAGAACCCGAGTGAAGACCACTGGCATCGTCGAAACCCACTTCACCTTCAAAAACCTCCATTTCAG GCTGTTTGACGTGGGAGGGCAGAGGTCAGAGAGGAAGAAGTGGATCCACTGCTTTGAAGACGTAACAGCCATTATCTTCTGCGTCGCTCTGAGTGGATACGACCAAGTGCTCCATGAAGATGAAACAACT AACCGCATGCATGAATCGCTCATGCTCTTCGACTCCATCTGTAACAACAAGTTCTTCATCGACACCTCCATCATCCTCTTCCTCAACAAGAAGGATCTGTTCGCTGAGAAGATCAAGAAGTCACCGCTGACGATCTGTTTTCCAGAATACACAG GTGCTAATACTTACGACGATGCTACTGCATATATTCAGGTTCAGTTTGAGAGTAAGAACCGCTCTCCCAACAAGGAGATCTACTGTCACCTGACCTGTGCCACAGACACAGGAAACATCCAGGTAGTGTTTGATGCCGTCACTGACATCATTATTGCAAACAACCTTAGAGGGTGTGGCTTATATTGA
- the cog4 gene encoding conserved oligomeric Golgi complex subunit 4, which translates to MADGGSVAARRCDSGSLSSVSMETISGLTELEDLERVYQQLCAEETEVEAELDRLVGQEGSIHTKMLALQRMGPNLQLIGGDASQLSGMITFTCSLAENVSRKVRQLDLAKTRLYNVIQRTDDILDLKFCTDGVQTALHNEDYEQAAAHIHRYLSLDQSVIELSRQGEESSAVDASLVMLQEAEQKLKVIVAEKLDEAVAAVDLAQVDRFFKIFPLLGLHQQGLARFGHYLCSQLASKAEENLVLATGGDLGEKRALLIFADTLTLLLEGIARVVETHQPIVETYYGPGHLYTLITHLQQECDRQAQKIVDKFIQQRGYHNKFQIVQSSMMKSVPGERIEPRELDPVLTEVTLMNARAELYLRFLRRRMVADFEVGDAQSITQEHQQNVEKLLKHCLLSRTMQELIGYYIPMEEYYMRESVNKAVTMDTYEKGQLTSSMVDDCFYIVKKCISRALSSSSIDCLCAMINHANSVLESDFREVLYNKLRQGFPATTLQDIQRGVSSAVSLMQSSLQQGKFNTLGIESTENAKAAFLVTLNNVEVCSENITTLKRNLENDCSKLFSQGVGSGEQAKIESCLSDLVSTSTKFKDLLQEGLTELNTTAIKPQVKPWISSFLSISHNIEEEEFNDYEANDPWVQQLIVNLEQLMAEFKMALSPVIYDTLTSLMTSLISIEMEKTVLKCSFSRLGGLQFDKELRSLVAYLTTVTTWTIRDKFARLTQMATILNLERVTEILDYWGPNSGPLTWRLTPAEVRQVLALRIDFRSEDIKRLRL; encoded by the exons ATGGCTGACGGCGGATCCGTGGCAGCTAGAAGATGCGACTCCGGCTCCTTGTCCTCCGTCAGTATGGAGACCATTTCTGGGCTGACGGAGCTGGAGGACCTGGAGAGAGTTTACCAGCAGCTCTGCGCCGAGGAG ACAGAAGTGGAAGCTGAGCTGGACAGACTGGTGGGGCAGGAGGGCAGCATTCACACAAAGATGCTGGCGCTGCAGAGGATGGG ACCCAATCTACAGTTGATTGGAGGAGATGCCAGTCAGCTGTCAGGAATGATCACTTTCACCTGCAGCCTGGCGGAAAACGTCAGCCGTAAAGTCAGACAGCTGGACCTGGCAAAG ACAAGGCTGTATAACGTCATCCAGCGGACTGATGACATCCTCGATCTGAAGTTCTGCACTGATGGTGTGCAAACGGCTCTGCACAACGAAGATTATGAACAGGCTGCTGCTCACATCCATCGATATCTTTCTCTGGACCAGTCGGTGATTGAACTGAGCAGGCAGGGAGAAGAAA GCAGCGCTGTGGATGCCAGTCTGGTCATGCTGCAGGAGGCAGAACAGAAGCTGAAGGTCATTGTTGCCGAGAAGCTCGATGAAGCTGTAGCAGCAGTCGACCTCGCGCAGGTGGACAGGTTTTTCAAGATCTTCCCTCTGCTGGGCCTCCACCAGCAGGGTCTCGCCCGCTTCGGTCATTATCTCTGCAGTCAG CTTGCCTCCAAGGCTGAGGAGAACCTGGTTTTAGCGACAGGAGGAGATCTGGGCGAGAAGAGAGCTCTGTTGATTTTTGCAGACACTCTGACACTGCTGCTGGAAG GTATCGCCCGAGTTGTTGAGACTCATCAGCCGATAGTAGAGACGTACTACGGTCCAGGCCATCTGTACACACTCATCACTCACCTACAGCAGGAGTGTGACCGTCAGGCCCAGAAAATTGTCGACAAGTTCATCCAGCAGAGAGGATACCACAACAAG TTTCAGATTGTCCAGAGCAGCATGATGAAGAGTGTCCCAGGAGAGCGGATCGAGccgag GGAGCTGGACCCTGTACTGACAGAAGTTACGCTGATGAATGCGAGGGCGGAGCTCTACCTGCGCTTTTTGCGTCGCCGTATGGTGGCCGACTTTGAAGTTGGAGACGCTCAGAGCATCACACAAG AGCATCAGCAGAATGTAGAAAAGCTCCTGAAACACTGTTTGCTGAGCCGAACGATGCAGGAGCTGATAGGCTACTATATTCCAATGGAAGAATACTACATGAGGGAGTCCGTCAACAAG GCGGTTACTATGGATACGTATGAAAAGGGCCAGCTAACCAGCAGCATGGTGGATGACTGTTTCTACATTGTGAAGAAGTGCATCAGTAGAGCTTTATCAAGCTCCAGCATCGACTGCCTCTGTGCCATGATCAACCACGCTAACTCCGTACTGGAGTCAGACTTCAG GGAGGTGCTGTATAATAAGCTGCGGCAGGGCTTCCCAGCTACGACGCTTCAGGACATCCAGCGTGGCGTCAGCAGTGCGGTCAGTCTGATGCAGAGCAGTTTACAGCAGGGCAAGTTCAACACGCTGGGCATCGAGAGCACTGAAAACGCCAAGGCTGCATTTCTG GTGACTCTGAATAATGTTGAGGTGTGCAGTGAGAATATCACAACTTTAAAGAGGAACCTAGAG AATGATTGTTCCAAGTTGTTCAGTCAAGGGGTTGGTTCTGGTGAACAAGCCAAGATTGAAAGCTGTTTGTCCGACCTTGTCAGCACATCCACAAAGTTCAAGGATCTCTTACAG gAGGGTCTGACTGAGTTAAACACAACAGCCATTAAGCCTCAGGTGAAACCGTGGatcagcagcttcctgtccatCTCACATAATATCGAAGAG GAGGAGTTTAATGACTACGAAGCCAACGACCCCTGGGTGCAGCAGCTCATCGTTAACTTGGAGCAGCTCATGGCAGAGTTTAAG ATGGCCCTCTCTCCCGTCATCTACGACACACTGACCAGCCTGATGACCAGCTTGATATCTATTGAAATGGAGAAGACGGTCCTGAAATGCTCGTTCAGCAGG CTTGGCGGGCTGCAGTTCGATAAAGAGCTCCGGTCTCTCGTGGCGTATCTCACCACTGTCACCACCTGGACCATCAGGGATAAGTTTGCTCGTCTCACACAGATGGCCACCATCCTCAACCTGGAGCGG GTAACTGAGATCTTGGACTACTGGGGTCCTAATTCGGGCCCCTTGACATGGCGGCTGACCCCAGCAGAGGTACGTCAGGTTCTAGCGCTGCGAATCGACTTCAGAAGTGAAGATATCAAGAGGTTACGACTGTAA
- the LOC111571169 gene encoding zinc finger BED domain-containing protein, giving the protein MEETSRKRSVVWSFFKSTDCESLQCLLCSSFLQKNINGSTTSMLRHLRVKHPTVVRDGQMSETTTSNDMQDMDVDEEQQFCSVEVVLEDGDSDITAPVNETGVNSADIDRLLDVSKEGPAEQMARSEADDDRPVLRMQHKRSLIWKYFELLESLNAARCRICMKKLQYSYGGTSNLRRHLSKRHPKVFSALVAKGKQTPPLDSSQDSKTNGDTDETVRMTEQRRLPVEVALKDGDSDIVTAVNEMRMNSADISGFLDVSQEGPAKQMACSEMSNDRSVGHTQHKRSLIWRYFEHLDGLNAARCRICMKKLQYSYGSTSNLRRHLLKRHPKVFSALVANRQQTPPLNSSRDSKTNGDTDEIFWMTEQRRVPGALKVSGASEGERRVFRRERELIEALRRAQREEARALEHQRELLERLRAADAREAAAEREKIESLRKAQQEEANELSRQREELQKEKAELHKKWEELQQEREGLLLLSRGQ; this is encoded by the exons ATGGAAGAGACTTCTCGGAAGAGAAGTGTCGTCTGGAGTTTCTTTAAAAGCACAGACTGTGAGTCGCTCCAGTGTctcctctgcagcagcttcctgcagaaaaacatcaacGGCTCTACCACCTCGATGCTGAGACACCTGCGGGTCAAACATCCCACTGTGGTCAGAGACGGACAAATGTCTGAAACTACTACCAGCAACGACATGCAGGACATGGACGTAGACGAGGAACAACAGTTCTGCTCCG TGGAAGTGGTGCTGGAGGACGGAGACTCTGACATTACTGCCCCAGTTAATGAAACTGGTGTGAATTCTGCTGACATCGATAGACTCCTGGACGTTTCAAAAGAAGGTCCAGCAGAACAAATGGCACGTTCAGAAGCGGATGATGATCGCCCTGTATTACGCATGCAGCACAAACGCAGTTTGATTTGGAAGTACTTTGAGCTCTTGGAGAGTTTGAATGCTGCTCGCTGCCGAATTTGCATGAAGAAGTTACAGTATTCATACGGCGGCACCAGTAACCTGCGACGACACTTGTCCAAGAGACACCCGAAGGTTTTCTCTGCACTAGTAGCCAAGGGGAAGCAAACACCTCCATTAGACTCATCACAGGACTCAAAGACTAACGGTGACACCGATGAGACCGTTAGGATGACAGAGCAGAGAAGACTTCCTG TGGAAGTGGCGCTGAAGGACGGAGACTCTGACATCGTTACTGCAGTGAATGAAATGAGGATGAATTCTGCTGATATCAGCGGGTTCCTGGACGTTTCACAAGAAGGTCCAGCAAAACAAATGGCATGTTCAGAGATGAGTAATGATCGCTCTGTaggacacacacaacacaaacgcAGTTTAATTTGGAGGTACTTTGAGCATTTGGACGGTTTGAATGCTGCTCGCTGCCGCATATGCATGAAGAAGTTACAGTATTCATACGGCAGCACCAGCAACCTGCGACGACACTTGTTAAAGAGACACCCGAAGGTTTTCTCTGCACTAGTAGCCAACAGGCAGCAAACACCACCATTAAACTCATCACGGGACTCAAAGACTAACGGTGACACTGATGagatattttggatgacagaGCAGAGACGAGTTCCTG GTGCACTGAAGGTTTCAGGagcctctgaaggagaaaggcGAGTGTTCAGGAGGGAGAGGGAGCTGATAGAAGCTCTGAGGAGGGCGCAGAGGGAGGAGGCTCGAGCTCTGGAGCATCAGAGGGAGCTGCTGGAGAGGCTGCGTGCAGCTGATGCCAGAGAGgcagctgcagagagggagaaaataGAGTCTCTGAGGAAAGCACAGCAGGAGGAAGCCAACGAGTTAAgtagacagagagaggagctgcagaaggAAAAGGCAGAGCTGCATAAGAAATGGGAAGAGCTtcagcaggaaagagaaggactTCTGTTGCTTTCCAGAGGACAATAA